CCCGTGGACGAGGTTCCGGCGGCGCCAGCCGAAGCCGGCGCCGAGGCGCCGCAGGGCGCGCCGGGCAAGGCTCCGGCGCCGGCAGCCCCGGGCGCGCCGGGCCAGCCCTCGCCGGGCGCGCGCATCGAGCGCCAGAGCGATTTACCGCGCAGCGGCGGCCTCGTGCTGCCCCTGCCGCCGGTGACGGTCAACCTTTCCGACCCGGGTGGCCGCCGCTACCTCAAGCTCGGCATGGAAGTGGAGGTGAACGCCGATGTTTCGGCCGAGCTCAAGGCCAACAGCGCGCGCATCCGCGACGCCGTCATCATGCTCCTCGCCGGGAAGTCCTATGGCGACATCTCCACGCCCGACGGCAAGGTGCTGCTCAAGGCGGAGATCGCGGCGAGGCTCAACCAGATCCTCGGGGCGCAAAGGGTCGTCAGGGTCTATCTGACAGATTTTGTGGTGGAATAGCATCCGTAGACGAGGTTGAACATGGCGCAGGACGATCAAGAAGCCCTGGCCGCACAGTGGGCGGCCCAGCTTGAAGGCGACGGCGGGGACCAGCCGGACCCGTTTGAAGCGGCCGCGGCCGCGGCGGCAGCCGCCCCGGACGACACCGGCGGCGCCAGCGCGGACGACGAGGCGCTGGCGGCCCAGTGGGCCGACGCCCTGGCCGCGGAAGAGGAGGAGCGCGGCCCCGCCACCTTTGGCAACGCCGCCTCCGGCGCGGGCACCAATCCCCGCGGGGGCACCTTCAGCTCCCAGGCGCAGGACGCCCATTTCCAGGACATGACCGAGATGTCGCGCCAGCCGCGCGACAACAAGCTCAAGCGCGAGCTCGACTTCATCCTCGACATCCCGCTGGATGTCTCGGCCGAGCTCGGGCGCACGCGCCTGC
This window of the Desulfovibrio sp. ZJ209 genome carries:
- the fliN gene encoding flagellar motor switch protein FliN, translated to MAQDDQEALAAQWAAQLEGDGGDQPDPFEAAAAAAAAAPDDTGGASADDEALAAQWADALAAEEEERGPATFGNAASGAGTNPRGGTFSSQAQDAHFQDMTEMSRQPRDNKLKRELDFILDIPLDVSAELGRTRLLINELLQLGQGSVVELNKLAGEPLEVYVNGKLVARGEAVVINEKFGVRLTDIISPIERVKQLG
- a CDS encoding flagellar basal body-associated FliL family protein, giving the protein MAAKDKDKEAALPEGQAEKPRKKSRLKRLVIILAILLMTLGGAGIGAYWWLFLRTPVDEVPAAPAEAGAEAPQGAPGKAPAPAAPGAPGQPSPGARIERQSDLPRSGGLVLPLPPVTVNLSDPGGRRYLKLGMEVEVNADVSAELKANSARIRDAVIMLLAGKSYGDISTPDGKVLLKAEIAARLNQILGAQRVVRVYLTDFVVE